TCGAAATGCGGCCTCCGAAACTCGACGCTTATAATCTCAAAGATCGTTGTGTTTGGTGTCGCAGACACAATGTGTGTCAGTCCCGCTCCGTGAGCTCCTATAATCACCGACGCGTCTTGGATGGCTCGGACTTGATCTTTCATCGACATGTGCGCAAACAACCCATTCACAAGGTTAATCCCGCATTTCGTCAGACCCGTAGAGCCAGAAGCAACCCACTGGCGCAATGACTCGAACACTTCTTCCTCGTTGATGAGACGAGACTGGACTTTACCTCCGTGACGAGGGTGTGCTAAGTAATCTTCACGGCGGACAAAGAGAACGTTGTGGACAGGGGATGATGATGAGGACGACAGCGGTTTTTCTGTTGACCGGTGTCTGTTCACAGGGAACCCGAAAGATGATCTGATCATTTCGCCAAACTCCGAGAGCCTCGCGGTTTTTTTGTTGTCAGGGCTTTGCCAGAGGTTGTGAGCTGATTCTCCGTTGCAGTCAATCTCTCCGGACAAGCCCTTGAATAGAGCGGTCTCGTATCCCAACGGTGAGAGAATGGCGTGACGAAAACAAACCGGTTTGGTGAAGTTCTTTGCGTATTTGATTCCGGAAAACAAAGCGTTCCATGTTTCTTCTAGCTGCGTCTGCACAAAAAAAGGTTTCACAACATGGACATGAAACTCCTGCTAGATTCATCTAACTACCAAGAAGAGGAGAGTACCGTGCAGTGTCCATCGATGAAAACAACGTGGGGACGATTAGGCAAACCGGTGACTCTAGAGGAAACGTAAGCGCTGTACCAATCTGTAACGGTATGGAACATATTCGCGTACTCGAATCGAGTAACGAGCAGAGTTGGTTCCTCCACCCACTAGAGCcaatcaaaaccaaaacatCAATCAACAAGAACATTACAAATGTTTCAAGAATCTAATAAAAGATTACAATGTCAATGATTCATTAATGTATATCTTGAACTGGATTTGATCTTCCAAAACTGTTTTTGCTCCAAGATAAAACTTTCTTATTATGCATATCTATTGACTATCTATGTTCATATGTAATCATCACTCAGATCAATTAACGAACCTCTTCACAAACGAAATCATCGGTGGCAACAGCACGAATCGAACCAACCAAACCTCTCATTGTATGCCTACCAATGCCGCCTTCTTGAATATACTCATTCAACATCTCATCACTCACCAACCGCCGCGAAACACCGCCGCCACCTCCACCAATGCGGCGGTTTCTCTTATCTTCGGCCACCTCAAACGCGCCTTCGCGAAACTCCGGAAGCTCAACCTCCTCATTCCTCCCCATGACTTCCTCCAGCTTCTCGCCTCCCTTCGACATCGCGATCCGATCCGGGACCATCCTCAGATTCCTCCCCTCGCAAATCGAGCTCTCCAGCGTCTCGCTGTAGAAGCATCGGAACCAGCTCCCTTCGGAAACCGTCGTCGTCGGTTTGAGGAAGTCAACTCTCTTGGTGAATCCGTTCCCGAAGTAGCCTTCGCAGGAGCGAGTTGGTAGATCCTTCTGCGGCGGCGTCCAGGGGAGGTAGGAAGGCAGGATCGGCCACGGCTTCTGGATCGATGATTGGTTGTTGGTGACGGAGACGCGGAATCGCGACGGGAGGTGAGGATGATGCGGTGGCGGCTCGGGAGAGGAGGAAGAGTGGAAAGCGAAGTAGATGCAGAGGAAGAGAGAGTTGAGGAGTAGCATGTACAGGATTATCTTCAGGATCCGTGGATTTCGCTTACTCATCATCTCTCTCGTTTCCTTGATTTGCGCTTTTCGAGAATTGATTGAACTGGACTTTCTATTTTTAGATTTTCATGAGTTTCTCTCTCGATGCTGAAGTCAAATCAAACGCTGGTGAAGGATTTAGTGGAGATCTTCATCGGAATTTTCGCCGGGAAGTTCGTCAAGGTGACAGAggtgagaaagaagaagaagaagaagaagaagaagaagaagaagaatctcgGGATTTTTGCGAAGGTGCCGATTTAGTCAAGGTGACAGAAAGTTCCACGGACTCTCTTCGCTTTTTCTTTGATTGTTTTACTGAACCAGACCGAAATAAACCGAACCGgaataaattaaatttgataTCGGAAATCGATTCAAACCGGAGTAAACCAAACTTTTCGCGGAACGTTTCCTTCTCTTTTTGTCAAACGCGTTCAGTTACTTTTTAAATTCTTGTCACTCTCCCCTCTTGAAGATCACACACTTTCTCCTGAACGCCGGCTCAAAAGTCTTCGATCTCTCTGTTCTGTAAGTGTTGCTTTTACTTGTTTTACTACTTAGTCTAATCCTTAGTTAATCTCCAAAAATTGTAGTCCGTGTTTATTTTTGTACTTGATCTGTTTTGCCACTCTGTAAAACATAAACGTAGAGACTTGTCTCTGATTCAAAGTATTAGATAACTATTTTTAGATGGTTTTTTAATCTTCCAACATTGTCTGTATTCCAACCTCTTCATGTATGTAATTTTCTTGTTCGATTGACAACAGAATTGATAGTAGTGTTTCCTATGTGTTTTTAACGTCATCGATACTACTTAAAATGCATGTATTAGTCTAAAAAAACGATATAGAAAGTGGACGCAGCGAAACGAACATGGCCAAAGACGTCTCTAAACTAAACCCTGGAAGAGGAAAGGAAATATTTAATGAGTTTGATTTATATCCTTTTTAATCTGCAAATTATTTGTTAATAATCCTCTTTATTTGTTAACTTCATTAATGACGGTttcacgaaaaaaaaaaacaaaaaaaaccgaCATGGGGTTTCTTCTGCTTGCGCTCTAAGTTTTGCATATTATCTATATACAATTTTCAGAACGTAACAATCTGATCTTTTTTGGTTGTAGGGTAAATCAATCACACATCTACCGGAGAAGAAGAGGATTCAACACAAAGGAGAAAGAAAAACCTTTTAAAAATGGATCTTTTTAACAGAAAATTTCTTCTGTTTCTATTCATTATACTTTTAGATTCTTCAATATTATCCCACAGCTGGGGATGGTTCTCTTCTTCTGAACAAAACacagactcttccttctcacgGCCCATCAAATCCAACCCCGAGTTCTCCATAGAAGTTTTCAACGATCAGAAGGCGGTCCAAATCCTTGAAAACGCTAAAAACCAGCTTGTAGGTCCAAGCAGCTGCTGGCAAACTGCATATAGTTACCTTATCTCTGGCTGCAAGGACATGGTTGCTACAGAAGAACAGAGGAAGAGATTTGCTTGGCATCTGAGCGATTGCTTCCAGAAGGAATCAGGAAGACCGGAGTTCCCCACGTGCAATGATAGATCAACAATGATAAGTTGCCTCAAGAAGTTAGATGATCATGAGCACAAGATCTATCTTGAGTTTATGCTTGAAACCAACACCATCTGTCAACAGTTACAGTAaggtttttcagttttgtcttttTTCGAGCTTGTGTAATGGATTCTGAATTTAACTTCTGTGTGTGGTAGGAGTCATGCATTGAAGAATGAGATAGAGAGGCTTGTGAATGATTTAAAGAGAACAGCTCAAAGAACAGAAGAGAAACTTGATATCTTGGAGAGTAAATCAGATGATTTACTGCAGAGTTCTAGCAAGATTCATGAAT
The window above is part of the Brassica napus cultivar Da-Ae chromosome C3, Da-Ae, whole genome shotgun sequence genome. Proteins encoded here:
- the LOC106345988 gene encoding beta-1,2-xylosyltransferase — encoded protein: MMSKRNPRILKIILYMLLLNSLFLCIYFAFHSSSSPEPPPHHPHLPSRFRVSVTNNQSSIQKPWPILPSYLPWTPPQKDLPTRSCEGYFGNGFTKRVDFLKPTTTVSEGSWFRCFYSETLESSICEGRNLRMVPDRIAMSKGGEKLEEVMGRNEEVELPEFREGAFEVAEDKRNRRIGGGGGGVSRRLVSDEMLNEYIQEGGIGRHTMRGLVGSIRAVATDDFVCEEWVEEPTLLVTRFEYANMFHTVTDWYSAYVSSRVTGLPNRPHVVFIDGHCTTQLEETWNALFSGIKYAKNFTKPVCFRHAILSPLGYETALFKGLSGEIDCNGESAHNLWQSPDNKKTARLSEFGEMIRSSFGFPVNRHRSTEKPLSSSSSSPVHNVLFVRREDYLAHPRHGGKVQSRLINEEEVFESLRQWVASGSTGLTKCGINLVNGLFAHMSMKDQVRAIQDASVIIGAHGAGLTHIVSATPNTTIFEIISVEFRRPHFELIAKWKGLEYHPMHLANSRAVPTAVIEKLKEIMKNLGC